The Polaromonas sp. SP1 DNA window GTGGTGGCCATCGAAGTCGCCCTGTTCCGGATCGAGATCGCCGGCCCCGCGCGGCTGGACGTCCAGGCTTGGCTGTCGGCCTGGTGGTCGGCCGGTCTCTTCATCGGGCTGGCGTGGTGGGCCTTTCCGGCAGAGGCGGCAGGGCCGGGCGATGAAGCGCCCCAACGCCCGGTCGGTGTGGGCGCTGCATTTGTGCTGTGGGTGGTCGCCTCGCTTCCCAACACGCTGGTGTACCAGTGCCTGATAGGCGCCGTTGCCCACGGCTGGCTCAGGGGTGCGGTGTTTTCGCAGGACTGGCTGTACTGGGCGTTGTATGCCGTGTTCACCACCTGGTCGCTGGGCGCGGCCATTGTGCTGGTGTTGCGCTTTACCGGCCGTACCGCGCGCGCCGCAGTGTTTGCACTTGCCCTGGCGGCCGTGTCGGGCCTGGGCGCCTGGCAGTTCAATGCGCGCGCCTGGCAGCAAGAGGATGAGCGCGCCGCTGCGGCAGACAACCGGCCGCGCCTTTACCTGAGCCAGCAAACCTTTGAAACCCAGCAGGCGCTGTGGGAAAGCACCATGGCCGCCATCGCCCGCGAGCGCCCCGGCGTGACCGACGTGTACGGCCTGGTGTTTGCGCCTTATGCGGCTGAAGACGTCTTTCTGCGTGAAAGCACCATGGTCAGCCGCGTGCTGGCCGAGCGCTTTGACGCCGAAGGCCGCGTGGTGCATCTGGTCAACCACGCCACCACCCCACAAACCCACCTTTGGGCCACCACGCTGAACCTGCAGCGCGCCATCGACGCCATCGCCCAGCGCATGGACCGCAACAACGACGTGCTGGTGGTCTACATGACCTCGCACGGCGCCAGCGACTTCAAGCTGGCCGCCGCCCACTGGCCGCTGCAGGTGCCGCCGCTCAGCCCGGCAGAGCTGCGCGAGGCGCTGGACAACGCCGGCATACGCCACCGCGTCATCGCCATCTCGGCCTGCTATTCGGGCGGCTGGGTCGAGCCGCTGGCCGGCGACACCACGCTGGTCATGACGGCGGCCGACGCCACCCACACCTCTTACGGCTGCGGGCGCCTGTCCGAGCTCACCTTCTTTGGCCGTGCCCTGTTTGATGAGCAGCTGCGCAAGACGCATTCCTTCGAGCAGGCCTTTGCCCGCGCGGTGCCGCTGATCAAACAGCGCGAGATCGATGCCGGCAAGGACGACGGCTTTTCCAACCCGCAGATCCAGGTCGGCGCCGGCATCAGCCCGGTGCTGCGCGGGCTTGAAAAACGGCTGGACGCCTTGCCTGCTGCAGCCGCGGCCCCCGCGCCTGCACCCGTCGCCAGCGCCGCCCGCCCCTAAGCCGGCGCCCCGGGCTGATAACCCGGCTGCGAACCCGGCCATCGCTCAGGAATACGGACTTTGCGTTATGGTCGCCTCATGAACACCCTTTTCATCAAGCTCGGCTGGAAAACCATGCTGCGCGACCTGCGCGCGGGCGAGCTGCGCCTGCTCATCGTGGCCGTTACCCTGGCCGTTGCGGCGCTGACGGCAGTCGGCTTTTTTGCCGACCGCCTCAAGGGAGGCCTGCAGCGCGACGCCCGCCAGTTGCTGGGCGGCGACGCCGTCATCCGCAGCGACGGTGTCACGCCCGAGGCCTTTATCGCCAAGGCGCAGGCGCTGGGCCTCAAAGGCATCTCCACCGTCACCTTTCCCACCATGGGCCGTGCGCGCGACGAAGACGGCGGCGCCAGCAAGCTGGTCGCTTTCAAGGCCGTGCCCGAAGGTTACCCGCTGCGCGGCAGCCTCAAGGTGGCCGACAGCATGGAGGCCCCGGGCGAGGACACGCGCGATGTGCCGGCCCCCGGCACCGCCTGGGCCGACGCCTCGCTGCTCGATTCGCTGGGCCTCAAGCTCGGCCAGACCCTGCTGATGGGCGACAGCAGCTTCAAGCTCACCCGCGTCATCTTGCAGGAGCCCGACCGCGGCGCCGGCTTCATCAGCTTCTCGCCGCGCGTCATGGTCAATGAAGCCGATGTGAAGGCCACCAACCTGATCCAGCCCGCCAGCCGCACCAACTACCGTTTTGCCGTCGCCGGTACAGACCCCGCCGTGAAGGCCTATGTGAAGTGGGCCACCGACGAGATCAAAAAACCCGGCGCCGAGTCCGGCATACACGGCGTGCGTCTCGAGTCGCTCGAATCGGGCAGCCCCGAGATGCGCCAGACGCTGGACCGCGCCGAGAAATTCCTCAACCTTGTCGCACTGCTCGCGGCCTTGCTCAGCGCCGTGGCCGTCGCCATCGTGGCGCGCGGCTTTGCCACCAAGCACCTGGACGATTGCGCCATGCTGCGTGTGCTGGGTCAACCGCAGCGCACCATTGCGCTGGCGTATGCGTTTGAGTTTGTGCTGGCCGGCCTCTTTGCCAGCGCGCTCGGGGTGCTGATCGGCTTCGGCGTGCATTACGGTTTTGTGCTGCTGCTGGCCGGCCTGGTCGAAACCGTCCTGCCTGCCGCCACCTTCTGGCCCGTGGCATTCGGCATGGGTATGGGCCTGACGCTGCTGCTGGCCTTTGGCCTGCCGCCCGTGCTGCAACTGGCGCAGGTGCCGCCGCTGCGCGTCATCCGTCGCGATGTCGGCAACCTCAAGCCCGCCTCGCTCGCCGTGCTGGGTGTGGGCGTCGCCGGTTTTGCGGCCTTGCTGGTGGCCGCCAGCAGCGATTTGAAACTGGGCCTCATCGCCGTCGGCGGTTTTGCCGGCGCCGTACTGGTGTTTGCCGCGGCCAGTTATGCCGCCGTCAAGCTGCTGCGCGCCAGCGTCAATGAAGCCACCGCCCCGCGCTGGCTGGTGCTGGCCACGCGCCAGCTGTCGGCGCGGCCGGTGTATGCGGTGGTGCAGACCAGCGCGCTGGCCGTGGGCCTGCTGGCCTTGATGCTGCTCGTGCTGCTGCGCACCGACCTCATCAGCAGCTGGCGCAAGGCCACGCCGCCCGATGCGCCCAACCGTTTTGTCATCAACGTGCAGCCCGAGCAGGGCGATGCCTTCCAGCAGGCGTTGCGCGACGGCGGCGTGAAAAAGTTCGACTGGTACCCGATGATCCGCGGGCGACTGGTCGCGGTGAACGGCAAGGCCATCACACCCGACGACTTCCAAGACGACCGCGCCAAGCGCCTGGTTGATCGCGAGTTCAATCTGTCCAACAGTGCCGACATGCCCGGCCATAACCAGGTCACCGGCGGCAAATGGACGAGCGGCGAGAAAGACGCCGTCAGCGTGGAAGACGGCCTGGCCAAGACGCTGGGCCTCAAGCTCGGCGACTCCTTGCGCTTTGACATCGGCGGCCAGCTCAGCGAAGCCAAAATTACCAGCCTGCGCAAGGTGGACTGGGGATCGATGCGCGTCAACTTCTTTGTGATGTACACCGTGGCCAAGCTGCCCGCCGATGTGCCCGTCTCCTTCATCAGCGCCTTCCGCGCGCCCGAGCCGGCTGCGGCCACACCCGGCCAGCCGCGCCCGCAAAGTTTTGACAATACGCTGGTCAAAGCCTTTCCCAATATCACCAATGTCGACATGAGCAGCACGCTGGCGCAGGTGCAGCGCGTGCTCGACCAGGTCATACGCGCCGTCGAGTTTTTGTTCGGCTTCACCCTGGCCGCCGGCCTGGTCGTGCTGTTTGCCGCCATCACCGCGACGCGTGAAGAACGCGCCAAAGAGTTCGCCATCATGCGTGCGGTCGGTGCGCGCGCTTCCTTGCTGCGGCAGGTGCAGCGGGCTGAGTTGGCGGGAGTTGGCCTGCTCGCCGGCTTCCTCGCATCCATCGTCGCGCTGGCGGTAGGGTGGGGCCTGGCGCGCTTTGTGTTTGACTTCAACTGGACCGGGTCGTGGACGGTGCCGCTCTTCGGCAGTCTTGCCGGCGCACTGCTGGCGCTGGCGGCGGGGTGGTGGGGCTTGCGGTCGGTGTTGAATACGCCGGTGGTGGAGACGCTGCGCAGGGCGCAGTAGTGGAGCGGATATCGTCCAGGAACCACCGTCGGTGATGGCGTGAGGCCCCGAAATGCGTCGGCGAAATGCGACGGTTCAGGCAGCCAGGGACCGCTTGCGCAGGGCGACTACAGCCCCCGCGTACTGCGCTGCTTTTTGGGGCTGTAAAGATAGGCGGAAATCGCTTCCGTCAACCGGCCAGCCTGCTGCACATGGCCGTCGTTGCTGATCATCACGCTGGTGACCAAAGCCTCCACCACCAGCAAAGCCGACACTGAGCTGCTCGAAAGAACGGGGTGGGTGCTCGCGGCAATCAGCACCTCGTTGGCGGCAGCCGCCAATGGCGAAGCGAGCGAATCTGTCAATGCCAGTGTCAAGGCGCCGCGGTCCCGGGCGTACTGGGTAAGGCGAATGGCATCGTCCGCATACCGTGGAAACGAAATGGCGAGCAACACGTCGCCCTTGCCGATGTTCATGAGCCGGCCGGCTGCGACTTCCGTGCCGCCAAACTCCACCACATTGATCACCTGCGGGAAAAAGGGCTGCAGGTCCAGTGCCAGTATGCCGGCCAGATGGGCGCTCAGCCCAAACCCCATGACATACACACAGCGCGCCTTGGCCAGCTGAGCCGCAATGCGCGCAAGCTGCGCCGGCTCCAGGCCCTGCGCCGTTGTGCGTGCGTTGGTCAGTGCCATCTCCAGGCTCTCGGACACCACGGACTGGGTGCCGTCCTGCCGCTGGACAACGCCACGCAGTTTTTCCACCGGCTGAAGCACCGATTGCAATACTTCTGCCATTTCGGCGCGCAGTGCACTGAAGCCGGACATGCCCAGCGTCCGCGCAAACCGGCTCAGCGTGGCGGTGGAGGTCTGCGCGTTCGCCGCCAGCTCTTCAATCCCCCAGGCGGTAGCCCTGACCGGGTTGCGCAGCAGGAAGTCAGCCGTTGCCCGGTTGGCGGGGCTTGTGGCCTGGTCGGACAACACGGCGCGCAGCTTGGCGCCCAGGGGCGATTCGGCGAACGCCTGTTCGGGTGATGCCGCAGGCGACAAACTTCTAGGGGTTTGTACTTGGATAGTTTTTTTCATGTATTGATTTTATGAAAATTATGATACAAACCGGTATCGATCACCTGAATGTCCCCGCACAGGATGGTCGATCCGAAAGCCCACGTTTTTCTATAACCTCCCCGCAGGCACCTGTTGTGTCCTTCGGGATTTTGCAGATGGAGAGTTTCATGATTCGCAAATTAACCGCAGCCGTCCTGCTGCTCGTCAGCAGCGCGGCTTTTGCACAGGCTCCAGGCTGGGCCAAGATCCGCATCGGCGTGGAAGCCAACTACCCCCCATTCTCGCAAATGGGCACCGACGGAAAGTTTTCCGGTTTTGACATTGACATCGCCAACGCGCTGTGCGCGGAGATGAAGGCCGAATGCACCATGGTGGCGCAGGAATGGGACGGCATGATGCCGGCGCTGAACGCCAAAAAATTCGACATGATCGTGGCGTCCATGTCGATCACGGAAGAGCGAAAAAAAGCCGCCGACTTCAGCGACTCCTACTACGACATTCCTTCGGCGTGGGTGGCCAAGGCCGGTGCGTTCAAAGAGGTCAATGCCACGACCCTCAAGGGCAAGAAGATCATCGTGACCCGCAACACGCCGCGCGCGGCCTATGTGCAGGCCAACTTCAAGGACAACGACGTGTTGCTGGTCGCCAAGGAAGCGGATGTCACCATGGAGCTGGCTGCCGGCCGCGGTGACATTGGCTTCGGTTCTTCACTGGCTGCAACGGCCGCTTTCCTGAAATCGCCTGAAGGGAAAAACTACACCAAAGTCGGCGCGCCTGTGGTGGTGGGTGGCGCTAAAGACGGCGGCGGTGTCGGCATCGCCATGCGCAAGGGCGAAGAGGCGCTGAAGTCCAAGGTCAACGCTGCTCTTAAAACGATCACGGCCAATGGTGTCTACAAGTCGATCAACGACAAGTACTTCGACGTCAACATCCGCGGCCAGTAATTGTTGAACACGCGACCGGCGCCCATCACGGCATCGGTCGCTTAACGAAACAACCTGCAGTTCTCCATGTTTCTCCACGGCTACCTGCCTGCCATTCTGGAAGGCCTTTCGCTCACGCTGCGCGTCTCGGCGCTGTCGCTGGCGATCGCCTGTGTCTTTGGCATCATCGGCGCGATGGCCAAGCTGTCGCGCTCGCGCGCCGCGCGCTGGACCGCCGAGACCTACACCACCGTCATACGCGGCATGCCGGAGCTGGTGCTCATGCTGCTCATTTTCTACGGCGGCCAAATCGGCCTGAACATGCTGGTGGAGTCGCAAGGCCTGGACTACATCGAAATCCCGCCGTTTGTCGCGGGTGTGCTAACCATCGGCTTCATCTTCGGCGCCTACCTCACGGAAACCTTTCGCGGCGCCATCCTGGCCGTGCCCAAGGGGCAAGCCGAAGCCGCCGCAGCGTTTGCCATGCCGCCCTGGCAAATCATGTGGCGCATCGTGTTGCCGCAGATGGTCCGGCATGCCATCCCCGGTTTTGCCAACAACTGGCTCATCATGATCAAGGCGTCGGCGCTGGTGTCCATCATCGGGCTGGACGACATGGTGCACCGGGCCGGGCTGGCGGCGGCCAGCACCCGCGCACCGTTTACTTTTTACATGGCGGTGGCGGTGATCTACCTGCTGCTCACCAGCGTTTCCATCTTTGTGCTGTCGCGCCTGGAGGCGCGTTACAGCCTGGGCCTCAAGAAAGTGCAGTTCTGACATGGACTGGCAAATCATCACCGGCAGCCTGCCCCTGTACGCTTCCGGCATCAAGACCACGTTGGTGCTGCTGGTTCTCAGCCTGGCCAGCTCCTTTGTTATTTCAGTGCCGCTGGCTGTTGCACGCGTGTCGTCCAAAGCCTGGCTGTCCAGATCGGTGTGGCTCTACACCTACGTGCTGCGCGGCACGCCGCTGCTGGTGCAACTTTTCATTCTTTACCATGGGTTGGCGCAGTTTGAGGCCGTGCGCGAGAGTGCCGCGTGGGTGCTGCTGCGCAATGCCTGGTTCTGCGCCTGGCTGGCCTTCACATTGAACTCAACGGCCTACACCACCGAGATTTTCGCGGGCGCTCTCAAGGCCACGAATCCCGGCGAGATCGAAGCCGCGCGGGCGTATGGCCTGGGGGGCCTCAAGCTCTATACCCGCATCCTGCTGCCCAGCGCATTGCGCCGCGCGCTGCCTCAGTACAGCAACGAGGTCGTCGGCCTGATGCACGCCACCGCGATTGCCAGCACGGTGACGCTGGTCGACATCACACGTGTGGCGCGCGACGTCTATGCCAATCACCTGCTGGTCACCGAGTCTTTCGGTGTGGCGGCTGTCATCTACTTCATCCTGACTTTCACCCTGGTGGGCGGCTTCAAGCTGCTGGAGCGGCACTTCCTGCGCCACCTGCGCAGCGAATCGCGAAAAGCCCTTGAGCCGGCAACCCCTCTTATCGCCTGACATGCAACAACACACCATCCACCTCATGCCCGGCGTGCCGGGCGTTCACCACAGCCTGCAGGTGCTGCGCTTCGGCGCCCAGGGTGCCGGCCCGAAAGCCTATATCCAGGCAGCGCTGCATGCCGACGAGGTACCGGCCATGCTGGTGGCCCAGGCGCTTAAACGCCAACTCACCGCGCTGGAAGAGCAGGGACTTATCCGCGGCGAGATCGTTCTTGTGCCGTTTGCCAATCCCATCGGCCTGTCGCAGCAGATGCTGGGTACACACCAGGGCCGGTTCGACCTGCGCGACGGCGGAAATTTCAATCGCCACTACAGCGACGTCACGCCTGAAGTGCTGCGTCTGGTCAAGGACAGCCTGGGCGAAGACCCCGAGCGAAACATGCGGCTGGTGCGCGACGCCTTGCGCCAGGCCGTCAAGTCATTGCCGGCCGCCACCGTGGTGCAAGACCTGAAAAACCGGTTGCTCCAACTGGCAGTAGACAGCGACATCGTGCTTGACCTGCACTGCGACAACGAAGCCGTCATGCACCTGTATGCCTTGACCCCTCAGGCCAAGCCGGCGGCGGAGCTGGGGGCTTTGCTGGGCGCACGGGCCATCCTGCTGGCAACCGAATCGGGTGATTCGCCGTTTGACGAAGCCTGCAGCCGGCCGTGGTACGCCCTGCAGCGCGAATGTGCTGGCCATCCGATCCCGCTCGGCTGCTTCAGTGCGACGGTGGAATTGCGCGGTGAGTTCGACACCAGCCATGTGCTTGCCGAACAGGACGCTCGGGCGCTGGTGCGGTTTTTGACGCTGAACGGCATTGTCCGGGGCGATATCGGCGAGCTGCCGCAATTGCTCTGCCAGCCTACGCCCCTGGCAGGTTCCGAGCCGCTCACGGCCCGATCGGCCGGTGTGGTGGTCTTTCACCGCGAGCCGGGAGAGACGGTAGAGGCCGGTGACCTGATCGCCGACCTGGTGAACCCGGAAACCGGTGAAATCACCGGCGTGCACTGCGCATCCAGCGGCGTTCTGTACGCCCGCAACGGAGGGCGTTGGGCGATCCCGGGAAAACGGCTGGGCAAGATCGCGGGCACCACCCTGATCCGCACCGGAAAACTCCTCAGCCCCTGACCACCAGAAGCAAAGGCGGCACTGATGGATTTTGATTTGAAGGAAAGGAAGCAAGCCCGTGGCTGAACCGATGATTTTGCAGGCGCTTGACATTCACAAGCGCTTTGGCTCCAACGAAGTGCTCAAGGGCGTGAGCGTGCAGGCACGCGCCGGCGACGTGATCTCCATGATCGGCTCCAGCGGCTCGGGCAAGAGCACCTTCTTGCGCTGCCTGAATTTGCTGGAGCAGCCCAACAGTGGCCGCATCCTGGTCGATGGCGAGGAGCTTGTGCTGGCGCCCGACCCGCGCGACAAGGCGGCAAGCCTGCGCGCCCGGGACGCGCGCCAGCTGCAGCGCCTGCGCTCGCGCGTGGCCATGGTGTTCCAGCACTTCAACCTGTGGGCGCACATGACGGCACTCGAAAACGTCACGGAGGTGCCCGTGCACGTGCTGGGCCTGAGCAAGGCCGAAGCGCTCGAGCGCGCGCAACGGTATCTGGAGAAAGTCGGCGTCTATCACCGCAAAGACGCTTACCCGGCCCACTTGTCGGGCGGTGAGCAGCAGCGCGTGGCAATAGCCAGGGCCCTGGCCATGGAACCCAAGGTCATGCTGTTTGACGAGCCTACCTCGGCGCTGGACCCTGAGCTGGTCGGCGAGGTGTTGCGTGTGATGCGCTCGGTCGCCGAAGAGGGCCGCACCATGATTGTGGTCACGCACGAGATGAGTTTTGCGCGCGAGGTCAGCAACCACGTGGTGTTTTTGCACAAGGGCCAGATTGAAGAGCAGGGCGACCCGCGCGAAGTGCTGGGCCGTCCCGCCACCGAACGCCTTCAGGGATTTTTGGCCAATAGCCTCAAGTAGGCTGGTGCCGCTCTGGCCCGCAGGTGCAGCCGCGCCTGCCCCGGCAGATAATCCATGTATGCAGACAGAAGAGCGCCCTCCCGGAAACCCGCCGTTTGAAACCCCTTACGCCTGGATAGGCGGCGAAGAGCGCATCAAGGCCCTGGTCGAGCGCTTCTACGACCTGATGGACCTGGAGCCCGGCTACAAGGCCCTGCGCGCCGCCCATGGCAGCACGCTGGAAAATGCCCGCCAGCGCCTCTTCTGGTTTCTGTGCGGCTGGATGGGCGGGCCGCAGTACTACACCGACCGCTTCGGCCACCCGCGCCTGCGCATGCGCCACATGCCGCAGCAAACCGGCGGCGGCTCCATCGGCATTGCCGAGCGCGACCAGTGGCTGGCGTGCATGGACCAGGCCATGCGCGAGACGGGGGTGGATGACGATTTGCGCACGCGGCTCAATGCATCGTTCTTTCAAACCGCCGACTGGATGCGCAACCGCGGCGAATAGCAACGCGGTTCAGTGAACATTATGAGTCAAATCGGCCTCTGGCCCAATGACTGCCTTGGCTGTTCGCTCCTGAATTGATAGCAATTGCGACGCGTCGCCGGCTACTGCCGCACGCCGCGCAGGTACTTCACCAGGATGGTTTCATCACGGGGATGGTGTTCACGAGAGACGGGTGTCAGTTGGGCCAGCACACACAGCCATTCATTGCCCACGCGCACATAGGTGTCGGTGTAGCAGGTCATTCCATGTGTCTCTACGCCGCCGATCACGCGGACCCATTGGTTGGTCGCGCCCACGAGCGCGACATCGCCGTACACGTTGATGCGCTGGTCCCTCATGTCCCAGTAGGTGATGACATCAGGATCGAACCCCTTGGCCCAGTGCCCAAGGTAGGTGGCACGGTCAATGTGATTGCCTGCGCTGTAGACAGCCCTGAATCCGGGATGAAGCATGGCGTCGTGGGACGCCACATCATTGGTGACGAAGTTGTGGATGAAGCGCTTGTTGAGGGCGCTCAAGACGTCGAGGTCCTGTAAATTTTTCTGCATGGCATAGAGGGGAATTGCTCAGTCGGCCTGCGGGCCCACCATGTTCATGAGAAAGCTCGCGCCGGTACGGCCGGCCATGGCCGCCTGCATGAACAGTTCACGCGCCTTGGGCACGTTACGCTGCACCTGCTTTCCAAAGACATCCTCGCCGTAGAAGAGCATGAAGCCCGCGCGCTCGGCGGCTTCGGC harbors:
- a CDS encoding ABC transporter permease codes for the protein MDWQIITGSLPLYASGIKTTLVLLVLSLASSFVISVPLAVARVSSKAWLSRSVWLYTYVLRGTPLLVQLFILYHGLAQFEAVRESAAWVLLRNAWFCAWLAFTLNSTAYTTEIFAGALKATNPGEIEAARAYGLGGLKLYTRILLPSALRRALPQYSNEVVGLMHATAIASTVTLVDITRVARDVYANHLLVTESFGVAAVIYFILTFTLVGGFKLLERHFLRHLRSESRKALEPATPLIA
- a CDS encoding group II truncated hemoglobin gives rise to the protein MQTEERPPGNPPFETPYAWIGGEERIKALVERFYDLMDLEPGYKALRAAHGSTLENARQRLFWFLCGWMGGPQYYTDRFGHPRLRMRHMPQQTGGGSIGIAERDQWLACMDQAMRETGVDDDLRTRLNASFFQTADWMRNRGE
- a CDS encoding MurR/RpiR family transcriptional regulator; this encodes MKKTIQVQTPRSLSPAASPEQAFAESPLGAKLRAVLSDQATSPANRATADFLLRNPVRATAWGIEELAANAQTSTATLSRFARTLGMSGFSALRAEMAEVLQSVLQPVEKLRGVVQRQDGTQSVVSESLEMALTNARTTAQGLEPAQLARIAAQLAKARCVYVMGFGLSAHLAGILALDLQPFFPQVINVVEFGGTEVAAGRLMNIGKGDVLLAISFPRYADDAIRLTQYARDRGALTLALTDSLASPLAAAANEVLIAASTHPVLSSSSVSALLVVEALVTSVMISNDGHVQQAGRLTEAISAYLYSPKKQRSTRGL
- a CDS encoding transporter substrate-binding domain-containing protein — encoded protein: MIRKLTAAVLLLVSSAAFAQAPGWAKIRIGVEANYPPFSQMGTDGKFSGFDIDIANALCAEMKAECTMVAQEWDGMMPALNAKKFDMIVASMSITEERKKAADFSDSYYDIPSAWVAKAGAFKEVNATTLKGKKIIVTRNTPRAAYVQANFKDNDVLLVAKEADVTMELAAGRGDIGFGSSLAATAAFLKSPEGKNYTKVGAPVVVGGAKDGGGVGIAMRKGEEALKSKVNAALKTITANGVYKSINDKYFDVNIRGQ
- a CDS encoding ABC transporter permease, giving the protein MFLHGYLPAILEGLSLTLRVSALSLAIACVFGIIGAMAKLSRSRAARWTAETYTTVIRGMPELVLMLLIFYGGQIGLNMLVESQGLDYIEIPPFVAGVLTIGFIFGAYLTETFRGAILAVPKGQAEAAAAFAMPPWQIMWRIVLPQMVRHAIPGFANNWLIMIKASALVSIIGLDDMVHRAGLAAASTRAPFTFYMAVAVIYLLLTSVSIFVLSRLEARYSLGLKKVQF
- a CDS encoding nuclear transport factor 2 family protein; translated protein: MQKNLQDLDVLSALNKRFIHNFVTNDVASHDAMLHPGFRAVYSAGNHIDRATYLGHWAKGFDPDVITYWDMRDQRINVYGDVALVGATNQWVRVIGGVETHGMTCYTDTYVRVGNEWLCVLAQLTPVSREHHPRDETILVKYLRGVRQ
- a CDS encoding ABC transporter permease, with the translated sequence MNTLFIKLGWKTMLRDLRAGELRLLIVAVTLAVAALTAVGFFADRLKGGLQRDARQLLGGDAVIRSDGVTPEAFIAKAQALGLKGISTVTFPTMGRARDEDGGASKLVAFKAVPEGYPLRGSLKVADSMEAPGEDTRDVPAPGTAWADASLLDSLGLKLGQTLLMGDSSFKLTRVILQEPDRGAGFISFSPRVMVNEADVKATNLIQPASRTNYRFAVAGTDPAVKAYVKWATDEIKKPGAESGIHGVRLESLESGSPEMRQTLDRAEKFLNLVALLAALLSAVAVAIVARGFATKHLDDCAMLRVLGQPQRTIALAYAFEFVLAGLFASALGVLIGFGVHYGFVLLLAGLVETVLPAATFWPVAFGMGMGLTLLLAFGLPPVLQLAQVPPLRVIRRDVGNLKPASLAVLGVGVAGFAALLVAASSDLKLGLIAVGGFAGAVLVFAAASYAAVKLLRASVNEATAPRWLVLATRQLSARPVYAVVQTSALAVGLLALMLLVLLRTDLISSWRKATPPDAPNRFVINVQPEQGDAFQQALRDGGVKKFDWYPMIRGRLVAVNGKAITPDDFQDDRAKRLVDREFNLSNSADMPGHNQVTGGKWTSGEKDAVSVEDGLAKTLGLKLGDSLRFDIGGQLSEAKITSLRKVDWGSMRVNFFVMYTVAKLPADVPVSFISAFRAPEPAAATPGQPRPQSFDNTLVKAFPNITNVDMSSTLAQVQRVLDQVIRAVEFLFGFTLAAGLVVLFAAITATREERAKEFAIMRAVGARASLLRQVQRAELAGVGLLAGFLASIVALAVGWGLARFVFDFNWTGSWTVPLFGSLAGALLALAAGWWGLRSVLNTPVVETLRRAQ
- a CDS encoding C13 family peptidase; the protein is MSDTGISSTDDQPTVPGSVMAHGSAATPSTHLSLQKWFAEGLRAGVFLVPRVAGRRPTPLQALILTALVVAIEVALFRIEIAGPARLDVQAWLSAWWSAGLFIGLAWWAFPAEAAGPGDEAPQRPVGVGAAFVLWVVASLPNTLVYQCLIGAVAHGWLRGAVFSQDWLYWALYAVFTTWSLGAAIVLVLRFTGRTARAAVFALALAAVSGLGAWQFNARAWQQEDERAAAADNRPRLYLSQQTFETQQALWESTMAAIARERPGVTDVYGLVFAPYAAEDVFLRESTMVSRVLAERFDAEGRVVHLVNHATTPQTHLWATTLNLQRAIDAIAQRMDRNNDVLVVYMTSHGASDFKLAAAHWPLQVPPLSPAELREALDNAGIRHRVIAISACYSGGWVEPLAGDTTLVMTAADATHTSYGCGRLSELTFFGRALFDEQLRKTHSFEQAFARAVPLIKQREIDAGKDDGFSNPQIQVGAGISPVLRGLEKRLDALPAAAAAPAPAPVASAARP
- a CDS encoding succinylglutamate desuccinylase/aspartoacylase family protein translates to MQQHTIHLMPGVPGVHHSLQVLRFGAQGAGPKAYIQAALHADEVPAMLVAQALKRQLTALEEQGLIRGEIVLVPFANPIGLSQQMLGTHQGRFDLRDGGNFNRHYSDVTPEVLRLVKDSLGEDPERNMRLVRDALRQAVKSLPAATVVQDLKNRLLQLAVDSDIVLDLHCDNEAVMHLYALTPQAKPAAELGALLGARAILLATESGDSPFDEACSRPWYALQRECAGHPIPLGCFSATVELRGEFDTSHVLAEQDARALVRFLTLNGIVRGDIGELPQLLCQPTPLAGSEPLTARSAGVVVFHREPGETVEAGDLIADLVNPETGEITGVHCASSGVLYARNGGRWAIPGKRLGKIAGTTLIRTGKLLSP
- a CDS encoding ABC transporter ATP-binding protein, with amino-acid sequence MILQALDIHKRFGSNEVLKGVSVQARAGDVISMIGSSGSGKSTFLRCLNLLEQPNSGRILVDGEELVLAPDPRDKAASLRARDARQLQRLRSRVAMVFQHFNLWAHMTALENVTEVPVHVLGLSKAEALERAQRYLEKVGVYHRKDAYPAHLSGGEQQRVAIARALAMEPKVMLFDEPTSALDPELVGEVLRVMRSVAEEGRTMIVVTHEMSFAREVSNHVVFLHKGQIEEQGDPREVLGRPATERLQGFLANSLK